GTTGCAGCGGGAAGTTGAACTGAGTGGTGATTACGTTATCTACCAATACCACCCGTTTGCTCAGTAATGACTTCAGTTTCGTGCGGCTTGCGTCCGGCATTTTGGCAGCCAGAAACTCCATTAGTTCCATGGGCTCTTTGACTGCATAGTTCGTATATTGGGCACGTGCTTTTTCTGCAGGAGTTCTTCTCGGTCTTTTTTCCATTTCTTTTTTCTTTTGCGAACAATTCAACTAACGTATTATCGAAGCTCCAGCAACACTACATTTTCCACATGATGCGTATGCGGGAACATATCTACAGGTTGCACAGCTTTCACTTTATATTTGCCGTCAAGCAGTTGTAAGTCGCGTGCCTGCGTAGCCGGGTTGCAGCTTACATACACAATCCGCTTCGGTTCGGCAAACAGAATAACATCAACCACATCCTGATGCATACCTGCACGTGGAGGGTCGGTGATAATCACATCCGGACGTCCATGCTGATTGATAAATTCCTGAGTCAGCATATCTTTCATATCTCCGGCATAGAACAAGGCATTCTTAATCTCATTAATCTCGGCATTTACCTTTGCGTCTTCGATAGCTTCCGGTACATACTCGATACCAATCACCTGACGAGCCTGGCGGGATACAAAATTGGCAATGGTTCCCGTTCCGGTATATAGGTCGTATACCAGTTCCTTTCCGGTCAGCCCGGCAAATTCGCGGGCTATCTTATATAAATTGTATGCCTGTTCGGAATTGGTCTGATAGAATGATTTCGGACCGACTTTGAAACGCAGTCCTTCCATTTCTTCAAACATATGGTCTTTTCCCTTGAATACATGTACATCCAGATCATTGATCGTATCGTTGCACTTATTATTAATAATGTATAGGAGAGAAGTGATTTCGGGGAATGAATCGGCAATGAACTGCAGCAGTTGCTTGAATAGTTCCATTTCATGGTCTTCTGTAATCTTGCAGATGACAATGACCATCAGCTCTCCTGTTGATGAAGTGCGGATAATCAGATTCCGTAACATACCTTCCTGAGTACGCAGATTGATGAAGGAGTAATCATGCTCGTAAGCATAATCGCGTACAGCATTACGAATACGATTGGAGATGTCGTCCTGTAACCAGCATTTTTCAATAGCCAGCACTTTGTCGAAAGCTCCGGGAATATGAAAACCTACAGCATTCATCTGATCATACTTCACATCCTGCCGAACTTCATCGTTCGTGAGCCAGCGTTTGTTCGAAAAAGTGAACTCCAGTTTATTCCGGTAGAACTCTGTTTTGGCAGAACCCAGAATCGGTGAAATTTCCGGAAGTTCGATCTTTCCGATGCGTCTCAGATTGTCTTCTACTTGTTTCTGCTTATACCTGATTTGTTCCGAATAGGGGAGTACCTGCCATTTACAACCGCCGCATACGCCGTAGTGTTGGCAGAAAGGAACGGCACGTACGGGCGACAGCTCGTGGAATTTCACAGCTTCGGCTTCGGCGTATTTGTTCTTTTTGCGCTTGATCTGCAGGTCTACAACATCACCTGGCACTACATAAGGAACAAAAATCACCAGGTCGTTTACTTTTGCGATGGCTTTTCCTTCGGCAGCCACATCCGTTATTGTTACCTTCTCCAGCAGGGGAAGTTCTTTTCTCTTTCTTGCCACTTTTACACCAATCTAATAATTATGATGCAAAAGTAGGTATTTTTTTTGGAAAACTTTCGTGTCTATGAAAATATTCCAGATTGTAATGTCGAAATTGCATTTTAATAGAAAGTTTTTTCTCAAAAAGTTTTCTGGTTTGCGAAATATACTTAGATTTGCGAACAGAAAAAAATCATAATGTAACTTTAAACACAATATTATGGATAAAAAAAGAGTTTATACCTTTGGAAATGGTCAGGCAGAAGGAAAGGCCGACATGAAGAATTTGTTAGGTGGTAAAGGTGCCAATCTTGCCGAGATGAATTTAATTGGAATTCCCGTTCCTCCCGGATTTACAATAACTACAGAAGTTTGCACGGAGTATAATACGTTGGGACGTGATAAAGTGGTTGAGTTGCTGAAAGATGAAGTAGTAAAGGCCATTGCCCGTGTAGAAGAATTGATGAAATCTAAATTCGGTGATATCGAAAATCCATTGTTGGTTTCTGTACGTTCAGGTGCCCGTGCGTCTATGCCGGGTATGATGGATACTATTCTGAATCTGGGTCTGAATGACGAGGTGGTGGAAGGTATCATCCGCAAGACTGGTAATGCCCGTTTTGCATGGGACTCTTATCGTCGTTTTGTACAGATGTACGGTGACGTTGTTCTGGGCATGAAGCCGACGAACAAGGAAGATATCGATCCGTTCGAAGCAATCATTGAAGAAGTAAAAGAATCAAAAGGAGTAAAGCTTGATAACGAACTGGAAGTAGCAGACCTGCAAGAGCTTGTGAAGAAGTTCAAGGCCGCTGTGAAAGAACAGACCGGAAAAGATTTCCCGACTTGTGCTTACGAACAACTTTGGGGAGCTATCTGTGCCGTATTTGATTCATGGATGAACGAACGTGCTATCCTTTATCGTAAGATGGAAGGTATACCTGATGAATGGGGAACAGCTGTAAACGTACAGGCTATGGTATTCGGTAATATGGGTGACACTTCTGCAACAGGAGTTTGCTTCTCTCGTGATGCCGGTACAGGTGAAGACCTTTTCAACGGTGAATACCTGATCAACGCACAAGGTGAAGATGTGGTAGCCGGTATCCGTACTCCACAACAGATTACGAAGGTTGGTTCTCAGCGCTGGGCTGTACTGGCAGGTGTGACTGAAGACATTCGTGCTGCAAAATTCCCTTCAATGGAAGAAGCTATGCCGGAAATCTATAAGGAACTGGATGCATTGCAGACTAAATTGGAGAACCACTATAAAGATATGCAAGACATGGAATTCACCGTGCAGGAAGGTAAGTTATGGTTCCTGCAGACTCGTAACGGTAAACGTACCGGTGCGGCTATGGTGAAAATCGCAATGGACTTGCTCCGTCAGGGCATGATTGATGAAAAGACTGCTTTGATGCGTGTAGAACCTAACAAACTGGATGAACTTCTTCACCCGGTATTCGATAAATCTGCTTTGAAACAGGCGAAAGTGCTGACTCGCGGTCTTCCGGCTTCTCCGGGTGCTGCAACCGGTCAGATTGTATTCTTCGC
This sequence is a window from Bacteroides thetaiotaomicron VPI-5482. Protein-coding genes within it:
- the rlmD gene encoding 23S rRNA (uracil(1939)-C(5))-methyltransferase RlmD; this translates as MAAEGKAIAKVNDLVIFVPYVVPGDVVDLQIKRKKNKYAEAEAVKFHELSPVRAVPFCQHYGVCGGCKWQVLPYSEQIRYKQKQVEDNLRRIGKIELPEISPILGSAKTEFYRNKLEFTFSNKRWLTNDEVRQDVKYDQMNAVGFHIPGAFDKVLAIEKCWLQDDISNRIRNAVRDYAYEHDYSFINLRTQEGMLRNLIIRTSSTGELMVIVICKITEDHEMELFKQLLQFIADSFPEITSLLYIINNKCNDTINDLDVHVFKGKDHMFEEMEGLRFKVGPKSFYQTNSEQAYNLYKIAREFAGLTGKELVYDLYTGTGTIANFVSRQARQVIGIEYVPEAIEDAKVNAEINEIKNALFYAGDMKDMLTQEFINQHGRPDVIITDPPRAGMHQDVVDVILFAEPKRIVYVSCNPATQARDLQLLDGKYKVKAVQPVDMFPHTHHVENVVLLELR